One genomic region from Streptomyces venezuelae encodes:
- a CDS encoding SRPBCC family protein — translation MCSDTFVYTTYIRTTPDELWKALTEPELTRRYWGVAFESEWTPGATMVWDEAGRRTVDPEQVVLAAEPGRLLSYTWHTFTPAWAEAVGLDREVYAPLTRERRSRATFDIEPSGDTVKLTVTHGDLEPDGIMRGLIGEGWPALISSLKSLLETGEELPEPPR, via the coding sequence ATGTGCAGCGACACGTTCGTCTACACCACCTATATCCGGACCACTCCCGACGAGCTCTGGAAGGCACTCACCGAACCTGAGCTCACCCGCCGCTACTGGGGCGTGGCCTTCGAGTCGGAGTGGACCCCCGGTGCCACGATGGTGTGGGACGAGGCCGGGCGCAGGACGGTCGACCCCGAGCAGGTCGTCCTCGCCGCCGAGCCCGGCCGCCTCCTCTCGTACACCTGGCACACCTTCACCCCGGCGTGGGCGGAGGCCGTCGGCCTCGACCGGGAGGTGTACGCGCCGCTGACCCGGGAGCGCCGGTCGCGGGCGACCTTCGACATCGAGCCCTCGGGCGACACCGTCAAGCTCACCGTCACCCACGGCGACCTGGAGCCCGACGGCATCATGCGAGGGCTGATCGGAGAGGGCTGGCCCGCGCTGATCTCCAGCCTCAAGTCCCTCCTGGAGACCGGCGAGGAACTCCCCGAGCCGCCCCGCTGA
- a CDS encoding threonine/serine exporter ThrE family protein, whose protein sequence is MKTLTVPEAEGAGREWLRDLAALLCELGAELLRAGDRTAEVERVLHDVAARYGMRVQSFVVPTGLFVRVGGGPDGRGGELDFTPVEGPDLRLDQVEALQSLVERMRSGQVPFEEARRALREVRTQPERFSPAATVLGYILLTVGLGAMRHATVPAVIGYGVLGAGVGLLRLFGDRLPAARTALPVVAAILVTAAAQQWAGPLLHEAPTVLYIPPLIAFLPGSALTLGAIELATGAALSGISRLAGAANVLLLLAIGILVGTELVDPRPPGGPAAPALGLWAPWVGVLLLGFGFLLYFSAPPRVTGWLLGALLTERLVQSVASEFAGVTFGAFAAGMLLPPMAKWIARRSHTPDQVVFLPCFWLLVPGAVGLTSISEIIVAGDTPGGLDSMVGMVITVASIAMGVLVGAGLQRRPRLMLGTPAPPDSPTPDVTAESGVPGSPGSPGSPGSPGSPGSPGSPGSPGSPGSPGNM, encoded by the coding sequence GTGAAGACCCTGACCGTGCCGGAGGCCGAGGGCGCCGGCCGTGAGTGGTTGCGGGACCTCGCCGCGCTGCTGTGCGAACTCGGCGCCGAGCTGCTGCGCGCCGGGGACCGGACCGCCGAGGTCGAGCGGGTGCTGCACGACGTGGCCGCCCGCTACGGCATGCGGGTGCAGAGCTTCGTGGTCCCCACGGGACTGTTCGTCCGGGTCGGCGGTGGACCCGACGGCCGGGGCGGCGAGCTCGACTTCACCCCCGTCGAGGGACCGGACCTGCGGCTCGACCAGGTGGAGGCGCTCCAGTCGCTGGTCGAGCGGATGCGTTCGGGGCAGGTGCCGTTCGAGGAGGCGCGGCGCGCGCTGCGGGAAGTCCGGACGCAGCCGGAGCGGTTCAGCCCGGCCGCCACGGTCCTCGGCTACATCCTTCTGACCGTCGGCCTGGGCGCCATGCGGCACGCGACCGTCCCCGCCGTCATCGGGTACGGGGTCCTGGGGGCGGGTGTCGGTCTGCTGCGCCTGTTCGGCGACCGGCTCCCGGCGGCCCGTACCGCTCTGCCGGTCGTGGCGGCGATCCTGGTCACGGCGGCCGCGCAGCAGTGGGCCGGCCCGCTGCTGCACGAGGCGCCGACGGTGCTCTACATCCCCCCGCTGATCGCCTTCCTGCCGGGCTCCGCACTCACCCTGGGCGCCATCGAACTCGCGACCGGGGCCGCCCTGTCGGGCATCTCGCGCCTCGCCGGGGCCGCGAACGTCCTCCTGCTCCTGGCCATCGGCATCCTGGTCGGCACCGAGCTGGTGGACCCCCGCCCGCCGGGCGGCCCCGCTGCACCCGCCCTCGGCCTCTGGGCACCGTGGGTCGGCGTGCTGCTCCTCGGCTTCGGCTTCCTGCTGTACTTCTCCGCCCCGCCGCGCGTCACGGGCTGGCTCCTGGGCGCGCTGCTCACCGAACGGCTCGTGCAGTCGGTGGCCTCGGAGTTCGCCGGGGTGACGTTCGGCGCCTTCGCGGCGGGGATGCTGCTGCCGCCGATGGCCAAGTGGATCGCCCGCCGCTCGCACACCCCGGACCAGGTGGTGTTCCTGCCCTGCTTCTGGCTGCTCGTACCCGGCGCGGTCGGCCTCACCAGCATCTCGGAGATCATCGTCGCGGGCGACACCCCTGGCGGCCTCGACAGCATGGTCGGCATGGTGATCACCGTGGCCTCGATCGCCATGGGCGTCCTCGTCGGCGCCGGACTCCAGCGGCGCCCCCGGCTGATGCTCGGCACACCGGCCCCGCCGGACTCGCCCACCCCGGACGTCACGGCGGAGTCGGGGGTCCCGGGGTCGCCGGGGTCTCCGGGGTCTCCGGGGTCTCCGGGGTCTCCGGGGTCTCCGGGGTCTCCGGGGTCTCCGGGGTCTCCGGGGTCTCCGGGAAACATGTAG
- a CDS encoding globin domain-containing protein: MLSEQATPVIRATLPAVGGALDEITERFYARLFAAHPELLRDLFNRGNQVNGEQRKALAGSIAAFAVALLDHPDSRPDAMLSRIAHKHASLGVTAEQYKTVHEHLFAAIVEVLGGAVTPEVAQAWDEVYWLMANALIAVEARLYQETGVPEGEVWRPMEIAERREETADTVSFVLRHPDGSPTSAFRPGQYVSVQVTLPDGARQIRQYSLSAAPGHPQWRITVKRVDGDPAGEVSSWLHAHARVGDTVEVSAPFGDLVLPEGDGPLLLASAGIGSTPMLAMLDHLAATGSTRPVVVAHADRSPASHAHAAELHRLVEALPGAALHLWYEEPGEASAALRGRADVTALDLPEGTTAYLCGPLPFLRTVRGDLLARGTAAADIHYEVFGPDLWLGAEN; the protein is encoded by the coding sequence ATGCTGTCCGAGCAGGCCACCCCGGTCATCCGCGCCACCCTGCCCGCCGTCGGCGGCGCGCTCGACGAGATCACCGAGCGCTTCTACGCACGGCTCTTCGCCGCCCACCCCGAGCTGCTCCGCGACCTGTTCAACCGGGGGAACCAGGTCAACGGCGAGCAGCGGAAGGCGCTGGCGGGGTCCATAGCCGCCTTCGCGGTCGCGCTGCTCGACCACCCGGACAGCCGCCCGGACGCCATGCTCTCCCGCATCGCGCACAAGCACGCCTCGCTCGGCGTCACCGCCGAGCAGTACAAGACGGTGCACGAGCACCTCTTCGCCGCGATCGTCGAGGTCCTCGGCGGCGCGGTCACCCCCGAGGTCGCCCAGGCCTGGGACGAGGTGTACTGGCTGATGGCCAACGCGCTCATCGCCGTGGAGGCCCGGCTCTACCAGGAGACCGGCGTCCCCGAGGGCGAGGTCTGGCGACCGATGGAGATCGCCGAGCGCCGCGAGGAGACGGCCGACACCGTGTCCTTCGTCCTGCGCCACCCCGACGGTTCCCCGACCTCAGCGTTCCGGCCGGGTCAGTACGTGAGCGTGCAGGTCACCCTGCCCGACGGCGCCCGGCAGATCCGCCAGTACAGCCTCTCCGCCGCTCCCGGACACCCGCAGTGGCGGATCACGGTCAAGCGGGTCGACGGCGACCCGGCGGGCGAGGTCTCGTCCTGGCTGCACGCCCACGCCCGCGTCGGCGACACCGTGGAGGTGTCGGCCCCCTTCGGCGACCTGGTCCTGCCCGAGGGCGACGGACCGCTGCTGCTCGCCTCCGCCGGCATCGGCAGCACCCCGATGCTGGCGATGCTCGACCACCTCGCCGCCACCGGATCGACCCGCCCGGTCGTGGTCGCGCACGCGGACCGCTCCCCCGCGTCCCACGCCCACGCCGCCGAACTGCACCGTCTCGTCGAGGCACTGCCTGGAGCGGCCCTGCACCTCTGGTACGAAGAGCCGGGCGAGGCCTCGGCGGCGCTGCGCGGCCGCGCCGACGTCACCGCGCTCGACCTCCCCGAGGGCACGACGGCGTACCTCTGCGGCCCGCTGCCGTTCCTCCGCACCGTGCGCGGCGACCTCCTGGCCCGCGGGACGGCCGCGGCCGACATCCACTACGAGGTCTTCGGCCCCGACCTGTGGCTCGGCGCCGAGAACTGA
- a CDS encoding SHOCT domain-containing protein, producing the protein MRPNDQLARLGELARQGLLTPEEFAAAKAKILGV; encoded by the coding sequence GTGCGGCCTAACGACCAGCTGGCCCGGCTCGGTGAACTGGCCCGGCAAGGCCTGCTCACCCCCGAGGAGTTCGCGGCGGCCAAGGCCAAGATCCTCGGAGTCTGA
- a CDS encoding peptidase inhibitor family I36 protein, with protein sequence MKRILALSAAALLAVTAGLTLAASAGAAECPSGEFCVWQDSNFGGQRANWSGDDGWWESWISDTDSSWANHGISGPGIKDHVKVYESAWQGGGMTICLAPGQEVGYNGAANDRGDSHIWSTGC encoded by the coding sequence GTGAAGCGCATCCTCGCCCTCTCCGCGGCGGCACTGCTCGCCGTCACCGCCGGCCTCACCCTCGCCGCCTCGGCAGGCGCCGCCGAATGTCCCAGCGGGGAGTTCTGCGTCTGGCAGGACTCGAACTTCGGCGGCCAGCGTGCCAACTGGAGCGGAGACGACGGCTGGTGGGAGAGCTGGATCTCCGACACCGACTCCTCCTGGGCCAACCACGGCATCTCGGGACCCGGCATCAAGGACCACGTCAAGGTCTACGAGAGCGCCTGGCAGGGAGGCGGTATGACCATCTGCCTCGCCCCAGGGCAGGAGGTCGGCTACAACGGCGCCGCCAACGACCGGGGCGACTCCCACATCTGGTCGACCGGCTGCTGA
- a CDS encoding CU044_2847 family protein, whose protein sequence is MSDVTKVEVGDATLFVEARRLGPDSELEGFGDRLPDLSAVTGALASFAGQIGEALDRAAPDRATVEFGCQLGLDAGKLTALVVQGSANASLRVTLEWEKSPR, encoded by the coding sequence ATGTCGGACGTCACCAAGGTCGAGGTCGGGGACGCGACCCTCTTCGTGGAAGCTCGGCGGCTCGGCCCCGACAGCGAGCTCGAAGGGTTCGGCGACCGGCTGCCGGACCTCTCCGCGGTCACCGGGGCGCTCGCCTCCTTCGCCGGACAGATCGGCGAGGCGCTCGACCGGGCGGCCCCCGACCGGGCGACCGTCGAGTTCGGCTGCCAGCTCGGTCTGGACGCGGGCAAGCTCACCGCCCTCGTCGTCCAGGGCAGCGCGAACGCCAGCCTGCGGGTGACGCTCGAATGGGAGAAGTCGCCCCGCTGA
- a CDS encoding SHOCT domain-containing protein, protein MDDYPLLNVFWTMLWFFLWIMWLFLLFKVITDIFRDHDLGGWGKAGWLIFCILLPYLGVLVYVIARGKSMGQRDIKQAKDSEAAFQEYIRKTAGTAPGGGATDELARLADLKEKGAITAEEFEKAKAKVLA, encoded by the coding sequence ATGGACGACTACCCCCTCCTCAACGTCTTCTGGACCATGCTGTGGTTCTTCCTCTGGATCATGTGGCTCTTCCTGCTCTTCAAGGTGATCACCGACATCTTCCGCGACCACGACCTCGGTGGCTGGGGCAAGGCAGGCTGGCTGATCTTCTGCATCCTGCTGCCCTACCTCGGCGTGCTGGTGTACGTCATCGCCCGCGGCAAGAGCATGGGGCAGCGTGACATCAAGCAGGCCAAGGACTCCGAGGCCGCGTTCCAGGAGTACATCCGCAAGACGGCGGGAACGGCGCCGGGCGGCGGCGCCACCGACGAGCTGGCGCGGCTCGCGGATCTGAAGGAGAAGGGCGCCATCACGGCCGAGGAGTTCGAGAAGGCAAAGGCCAAGGTTCTGGCCTGA
- a CDS encoding RrF2 family transcriptional regulator has protein sequence MRLTKFTDLALRAVMRLAVIAQDESVTTREVAESMDVPYAHMAKVVTRLQHLGVVEARRGRGGGLVLTELGRRSSVGWLTRTLEGEEEVVGCEGDPPCPLRTGCRLRGALREAQEAFYRVLDPLTVAELVASPTGPLLLSLTPRPSA, from the coding sequence GTGAGGCTGACGAAGTTCACCGACCTGGCGCTCCGTGCCGTGATGCGCCTGGCGGTCATCGCGCAGGACGAGTCCGTCACCACGCGCGAGGTGGCGGAGTCGATGGACGTGCCCTACGCCCACATGGCGAAGGTCGTCACCCGGCTCCAGCACCTCGGTGTGGTCGAGGCGCGGCGCGGCCGTGGCGGCGGCCTCGTCCTGACGGAGCTGGGCCGACGCTCTTCGGTGGGTTGGCTGACCCGCACCCTGGAGGGCGAGGAAGAGGTCGTCGGCTGCGAGGGCGACCCTCCGTGCCCGCTGCGCACGGGCTGCCGGCTGCGAGGGGCCCTGCGCGAGGCGCAGGAGGCGTTCTACCGGGTGCTCGACCCGCTGACCGTGGCGGAGCTCGTCGCCTCACCGACAGGGCCGCTGCTCCTCTCCCTCACTCCTCGCCCCTCCGCCTGA
- a CDS encoding cupin, with amino-acid sequence MILDLTALADEHLAAARTAPHGRSAHLVMHDGVLRQTVIALTSGTSLDEHNAPPAASLQVLRGRVKLTAAGWAEELPAAALRMIPKERHGLTAVEDAVVLLTAVND; translated from the coding sequence ATGATCCTGGACCTCACCGCGCTCGCCGACGAGCACCTGGCCGCTGCCCGCACGGCGCCGCACGGGCGCAGCGCCCATCTGGTCATGCACGACGGAGTACTCCGGCAGACCGTCATCGCCCTGACGTCGGGCACGTCCCTGGACGAGCACAACGCGCCACCGGCCGCGAGCCTCCAGGTCCTGAGGGGCCGGGTGAAGCTGACGGCGGCCGGCTGGGCGGAGGAGCTCCCGGCGGCGGCGCTGCGGATGATCCCCAAGGAACGGCACGGACTGACGGCCGTGGAGGATGCGGTGGTCCTGCTGACCGCCGTGAACGACTGA
- a CDS encoding rod shape-determining protein, which produces MGSFGSVGGDRDTGRRPVRGIALDIGSSRTRAWSPGAGVFADVPSGPVRRGRVTDADFHLRLLRRLTAAAPGDGGHDTVVMLTHPVLAAPAEREAARRVVDGLGPARVIAVDSARAAAAYAAPPGGGPLLVVDLGAQLTEVTLVVDGLVEDARLAEVGVDDVPESGRLPDTIAGTAADLVSDLWRHDSTGAVRGALRRGVLVTGGGAHRMDVTGRLAHLLRARLRLASDPSTSVVRGAGLMLASALRHPGGPLGRD; this is translated from the coding sequence ATGGGATCGTTCGGATCGGTCGGTGGCGACCGGGACACGGGGCGGCGCCCGGTGCGCGGGATCGCGCTCGACATCGGCAGCTCGCGGACCCGGGCGTGGTCCCCGGGGGCGGGTGTCTTCGCGGACGTGCCGAGCGGTCCCGTACGGCGTGGCCGGGTGACCGACGCGGACTTCCACCTCCGACTGCTGCGCCGGCTGACCGCCGCCGCTCCAGGCGACGGCGGACACGACACCGTCGTGATGCTGACCCACCCGGTGCTCGCCGCCCCGGCGGAGCGGGAGGCAGCCCGCCGGGTCGTGGACGGACTCGGCCCGGCGCGGGTCATCGCCGTGGACAGCGCCCGCGCCGCCGCGGCCTATGCCGCCCCTCCCGGCGGTGGGCCCCTGCTCGTGGTCGACCTCGGCGCCCAGCTGACCGAGGTGACGCTCGTCGTCGACGGCCTGGTGGAGGACGCACGGCTGGCAGAGGTCGGTGTCGACGACGTGCCGGAGTCGGGACGGCTGCCCGACACGATCGCCGGGACGGCTGCCGACCTGGTCAGCGACCTGTGGCGGCACGACAGCACGGGCGCCGTCCGCGGCGCGCTGCGCCGCGGAGTCCTGGTGACCGGCGGAGGCGCGCACCGCATGGACGTGACGGGTCGCCTGGCGCACCTCCTCCGGGCCCGCCTGCGGCTGGCGAGCGACCCGTCGACGAGCGTCGTCCGCGGCGCGGGACTGATGCTGGCCTCCGCCCTGCGCCACCCGGGCGGCCCCCTCGGCCGCGACTGA
- a CDS encoding peroxiredoxin, translating into MNVGDLVEDFTLPDETGTPRSLSGLLGEGPVVLFFYPAAMTPGCTAEACHFRDLTAEFRAVGALPVGISTDGVDRQLEFAERHSLGYPLLSDPDGTVRDRFGVKRGFSLAPTKRITFVIGQDRRVREVVRSELRMSAHADRALSALRRG; encoded by the coding sequence ATGAACGTCGGTGACCTTGTCGAGGACTTCACCCTTCCGGATGAAACCGGCACCCCGCGCTCCCTCTCCGGGCTGCTGGGCGAGGGGCCGGTTGTCCTCTTCTTCTACCCGGCGGCGATGACCCCTGGCTGCACTGCCGAGGCCTGCCACTTCCGCGATCTCACCGCCGAGTTCCGCGCCGTCGGCGCGCTGCCCGTGGGCATCAGCACCGACGGGGTGGACCGCCAGCTGGAATTCGCGGAGCGTCACTCCCTCGGCTATCCCCTGCTGTCGGATCCGGACGGAACCGTGCGGGACCGGTTCGGCGTGAAGCGGGGCTTCTCGCTCGCGCCGACGAAGCGGATCACGTTCGTGATCGGCCAGGACCGGCGCGTGCGGGAGGTCGTGCGCAGCGAACTCCGCATGAGCGCGCACGCGGACCGGGCGCTGTCCGCTCTGCGGCGCGGCTGA
- a CDS encoding Ig-like domain-containing protein, with protein MPSRRYVRVWGALSLTVGAVLVGTVAQSPADPDTLPAGATDSTAVVSVDGCDTGVLCSAPRHTVALSAGLTSAGRTLTGQPFMLGAQATGPVSLLLRSPGRLADVTVTDRRGRRVAGAPSADGTRWTSTTALPAGGRYTARLVVERSDGGARPEAPRRHVARLDFRTAAAPPGERLTVTFGPEDGGTYGVGRPITAELSRPVPADEPGSRRRVERALQVRSEPRVEGAWHWVDSTTLHYRPRDYWPARATIRVHSGLDGLRVGSALHGGRSRPLTVTTGERVEAVTDVAALEMTVFRDGRAVRTIPVTTGKAGYRTRGGIKVVLGKEPLVRMRGDSIGIARGSRDFYDLKVRWATRVTWSGEYLHAAPWSLDAQGNENVSHGCTGMSTEDAAWLFRTVREGDIVRVVNGYGEPMTPFGNGFGDWNLSWAEWRRGSALTGRAAAGPAPAAEGSLRPAL; from the coding sequence GTGCCGTCACGCAGATACGTACGGGTGTGGGGAGCGCTGTCCCTGACCGTCGGAGCCGTCCTCGTCGGTACGGTGGCCCAGTCGCCCGCCGACCCGGACACGCTTCCGGCCGGGGCGACGGACTCCACCGCCGTGGTCTCGGTGGACGGCTGCGACACCGGCGTCCTGTGTTCCGCGCCCCGCCACACAGTGGCCCTGAGTGCAGGCCTCACCTCCGCGGGACGCACCCTCACGGGGCAGCCCTTCATGCTCGGGGCACAGGCCACAGGGCCCGTCTCGCTGCTGCTCCGCAGCCCCGGCCGGCTAGCCGACGTCACCGTGACCGACCGACGAGGCCGCCGGGTCGCCGGAGCACCGAGCGCGGACGGCACCCGCTGGACGAGCACCACCGCCCTGCCTGCCGGAGGTCGCTACACGGCCCGCCTCGTCGTCGAACGGTCCGACGGCGGAGCCCGGCCCGAGGCGCCCCGGCGGCACGTCGCCCGGCTCGACTTCCGCACCGCCGCCGCGCCTCCCGGAGAGCGGCTCACCGTCACCTTCGGGCCGGAGGACGGCGGGACGTACGGCGTCGGCCGGCCGATCACCGCCGAACTCAGCCGCCCCGTACCGGCGGACGAGCCCGGCTCCCGCCGCCGGGTGGAGCGCGCCCTCCAGGTCCGCAGCGAACCGAGGGTCGAGGGCGCCTGGCACTGGGTCGACTCCACCACCCTCCACTACCGGCCCCGTGACTACTGGCCCGCCCGCGCCACCATCCGCGTCCACAGCGGCCTCGACGGGCTCCGCGTCGGCAGCGCCCTCCACGGCGGCCGGTCCCGCCCGCTCACTGTCACCACCGGAGAGCGCGTCGAGGCCGTCACCGACGTGGCGGCCCTCGAGATGACCGTCTTCCGTGACGGCCGGGCGGTCCGCACCATCCCGGTCACCACCGGGAAGGCCGGGTACCGGACCCGGGGTGGCATCAAGGTCGTCCTCGGCAAGGAGCCGCTCGTCCGCATGCGGGGCGACTCGATCGGCATCGCTCGCGGCAGCCGCGACTTCTACGACCTCAAGGTCCGTTGGGCCACCCGGGTGACGTGGAGCGGCGAGTACCTGCACGCCGCGCCCTGGTCGCTCGACGCGCAGGGCAACGAGAACGTCAGCCACGGCTGTACCGGGATGAGCACGGAGGACGCCGCCTGGCTGTTCCGCACGGTCCGCGAGGGCGACATCGTCCGGGTCGTCAACGGCTACGGGGAGCCGATGACCCCGTTCGGCAACGGCTTCGGGGACTGGAACCTCAGCTGGGCGGAGTGGCGGCGCGGCAGCGCCCTCACAGGCCGGGCCGCGGCCGGCCCGGCCCCGGCAGCGGAGGGCTCTCTGCGCCCCGCGCTCTGA
- a CDS encoding PadR family transcriptional regulator, translating to MSLKHAVLAALLEGEASGYDLAKIFDVSVANFWAATPQQLYRELERLAEAGLIAARVVEQERRPNKRMFSLTEPGRRDLYAYTSTPPRPSAIRDELMVQVQACDEGDTEAVRAFVAERMETARTKLARYDRLRERMLDGRDEETYLRETDRVGPYLTLMRGRFFEEETLRWGERTLTVLDGRAAAQGGVPEPAR from the coding sequence ATGTCCCTCAAGCACGCCGTCCTCGCAGCTCTCCTGGAGGGCGAGGCCTCCGGATACGACCTGGCCAAGATCTTCGACGTGTCCGTCGCCAACTTCTGGGCCGCCACCCCGCAGCAGCTCTATCGCGAGCTGGAGCGGCTCGCCGAGGCCGGGCTCATCGCGGCGCGTGTGGTGGAGCAGGAACGGCGTCCGAACAAGCGGATGTTCAGTCTCACGGAGCCGGGGCGGCGCGATCTGTACGCCTACACGTCGACGCCTCCGCGCCCCAGCGCCATCCGTGACGAGCTGATGGTCCAGGTGCAGGCCTGCGACGAGGGCGACACGGAGGCCGTCCGGGCTTTCGTGGCCGAGCGGATGGAGACGGCCCGGACCAAGCTGGCCCGATACGACCGGCTGCGGGAGCGGATGCTCGACGGGCGGGACGAGGAGACGTATCTCCGCGAGACGGATCGGGTCGGCCCGTATCTCACGCTCATGCGCGGCCGGTTCTTCGAGGAGGAGACCCTGCGCTGGGGGGAGCGGACCCTCACCGTGCTCGACGGGCGCGCGGCGGCGCAGGGCGGCGTGCCGGAGCCTGCCCGCTGA
- a CDS encoding MFS transporter, whose amino-acid sequence MEPSPAAVPPAPVPPAGPPAPNVNVLLFAVAGAVTVANIYFPQPLLAAVARGLEASERTAGLIASAAQIGYALGILLLVPLADTARLRRLTSVLLALTTASLLVAAAAPDVVTLTLATLALSTTTVLPQILTPVAAVLAGPGRRGRVVGLVGLGLTLGSTLSRTVSGAVTDASGSWRAAYVVAAAATAALLWVLPRRLPRRMGEPSDTRPAGRRRSSYLRLLAGLPGLLAAHRELRISALLGACVFAAFSVFWSVLAFHLAAPPLGYGPGAAGLFGLLTLPAALLSAVAGPAADRYGARAVNTWGLAAAGLGLGVAGSAPYSPVALVAGANLLVIGVSSCQVASQARIFAIGQAVAARVNTVFMLATFGGGALGSLAGSWLYTAYGWSAALLAAGACVAVAGLVVTVVARPAVPTCGPDTTREAGGIRPSTSQERTPQGET is encoded by the coding sequence GTGGAACCGAGCCCCGCCGCCGTACCTCCCGCGCCCGTGCCCCCGGCCGGGCCTCCCGCCCCGAACGTGAACGTCCTGCTCTTCGCCGTCGCCGGTGCCGTCACCGTCGCCAACATCTACTTCCCGCAACCCCTCCTGGCCGCCGTCGCACGGGGCCTGGAGGCCTCGGAGCGAACAGCGGGGCTGATCGCCTCGGCGGCCCAGATCGGGTACGCGCTCGGCATCCTGCTGCTCGTGCCGCTCGCCGACACCGCGCGGCTGCGCCGGCTCACCTCGGTGCTGCTCGCGCTGACCACCGCCTCGCTGCTCGTCGCCGCCGCGGCGCCCGACGTGGTCACCCTGACGCTCGCCACACTGGCCCTCTCCACCACGACCGTGCTCCCGCAGATCCTCACCCCGGTGGCGGCGGTGCTCGCGGGTCCGGGACGGCGGGGCAGGGTGGTGGGGCTCGTCGGTCTCGGCCTCACGCTCGGTTCGACACTGTCCCGTACGGTCTCGGGCGCGGTGACCGACGCGAGCGGGAGCTGGCGCGCGGCCTACGTGGTCGCCGCGGCGGCGACGGCCGCACTGCTGTGGGTCCTGCCCCGGCGGCTGCCGCGGCGGATGGGCGAGCCGTCGGACACGCGGCCGGCGGGCCGTCGCCGCTCCTCGTACCTCCGGCTCCTGGCCGGGCTGCCGGGACTCCTCGCCGCCCATCGGGAGCTGCGGATCTCGGCGCTGCTCGGGGCGTGCGTCTTCGCCGCCTTCAGCGTCTTCTGGTCCGTGCTCGCGTTCCATCTGGCGGCCCCGCCCCTCGGGTACGGGCCGGGCGCCGCCGGGCTCTTCGGGCTGCTGACCCTGCCGGCGGCGCTCCTCTCGGCCGTGGCCGGTCCGGCGGCCGACCGGTACGGGGCGCGGGCGGTGAACACCTGGGGGCTGGCGGCCGCGGGGCTCGGCCTGGGGGTGGCGGGGTCCGCCCCGTACTCCCCCGTGGCGCTCGTGGCCGGGGCCAATCTGCTGGTCATCGGGGTCAGCTCGTGCCAGGTGGCGAGTCAGGCCCGGATCTTCGCGATCGGCCAGGCGGTGGCGGCCCGGGTGAACACCGTCTTCATGCTGGCGACGTTCGGCGGCGGGGCGCTCGGCTCGCTCGCCGGCTCCTGGCTGTACACGGCGTACGGCTGGTCCGCCGCCCTCCTGGCGGCGGGGGCCTGCGTCGCGGTCGCCGGTCTCGTGGTGACGGTCGTGGCGCGACCGGCGGTCCCGACTTGCGGCCCGGACACCACGCGGGAGGCTGGGGGTATCCGCCCGAGCACCTCGCAGGAGAGAACCCCGCAGGGAGAGACATGA